One genomic segment of Ricinus communis isolate WT05 ecotype wild-type chromosome 5, ASM1957865v1, whole genome shotgun sequence includes these proteins:
- the LOC8272490 gene encoding LOW QUALITY PROTEIN: leucoanthocyanidin dioxygenase (The sequence of the model RefSeq protein was modified relative to this genomic sequence to represent the inferred CDS: inserted 1 base in 1 codon) gives MVTTLIPRVESLSNSGIESIPKEYIRPKEELTSVGNVFEEEKKDEGPQVPTIDLKEVDSEDKEIREKCREELLKAAKDWGVMHLVNHGIPGELIDRVKKAGQAFXDLPVEEKERYANNQASGKIQGYGSKLANNASGQLEWEDYFFHLIFPEEKRDMSIWPKTPTDYTEVTSESARQLRGLATKILSLLSVGLGLEEGRLEKEVGGREELLLQMKINYYPKCPQPELALGVEAHTDVSALTFILHNMVPGLQLFYQGKWVTAKCVPSSIIMHIGDTIEILSNGKYKSILHRGLVNKEKVRISWAVFCEPPKEKIILKPLPEVVTEEEPALFPPRTFAQHIEHKLFRKSQETTTTNLSKPLPEVITEKEPALCPPSTFSQQIEDKLLRKSQEATIDNISKPSPEVVTKEEPAWFPPPTFAQQIEDKLFMKSQETTATE, from the exons ATGGTGACTACTTTGATCCCAAGAGTAGAAAGCTTATCAAACAGTGGTATTGAGTCAATCCCAAAAGAATACATTCGCCCAAAAGAAGAGCTGACCAGCGTAGGCAATGTCTtcgaagaagagaagaaagacGAAGGACCTCAAGTTCCAAcaattgatttaaaagaagTGGATTctgaagataaagaaatacGAGAGAAATGCAGAGAAGAACTATTGAAAGCAGCCAAAGACTGGGGTGTTATGCACCTTGTTAATCATGGCATTCCTGGTGAGCTTATTGATCGTGTGAAGAAAGCTGGACAGGCTT TTGATCTTCCGGTCGAGGAAAAAGAGAGGTATGCTAACAATCAAGCTTCAGGAAAGATTCAAGGTTATGGAAGTAAGCTTGCTAATAATGCAAGTGGGCAGCTGGAATGGGAAGATTATTTCTTCCACCTTATTTTTCCCGAGGAGAAACGTGACATGTCTATTTGGCCCAAGACTCCAACTGATTACAC AGAGGTGACAAGTGAGTCTGCAAGGCAGCTGAGAGGTCTAGCAACAAAAATTCTGTCACTACTATCAGTTGGCTTGGGACTAGAAGAAGGGAGGCTAGAAAAAGAAGTAGGTGGCCGTGAAGAGTTACTGCTTCAAATGAAGATCAACTACTACCCAAAATGTCCGCAACCAGAACTTGCTCTAGGAGTTGAAGCTCATACTGATGTAAGTGCACTCACTTTCATCCTCCACAACATGGTTCCCGGCCTGCAACTCTTTTATCAAGGAAAATGGGTTACGGCGAAATGCGTTCCAAGCTCCATTATCATGCACATTGGCGACACAATTGAGATTTTAAGCAATGGCAAATACAAGAGTATTCTGCACAGAGGACTTGTTAACAAGGAGAAGGTAAGGATTTCTTGGGCAGTTTTCTGTGAGCCGCCAAAGGAGAAAATCATCCTTAAGCCATTGCCTGAAGTTGTGACTGAAGAAGAGCCAGCATTGTTCCCTCCTCGCACATTTGCTCAACATATTGAGCATAAGTTATTTAGGAAGAGCCAAGAGACTACAACTACTAATCTCTCTAAGCCATTGCCTGAAGTTATAACAGAGAAAGAGCCAGCATTGTGCCCTCCTAGCACTTTTTCTCAACAAATTGAGGATAAGCTGTTAAGAAAGAGCCAAGAGGCTACAATTGATAATATTTCTAAGCCTTCTCCTGAAGTGGTAACTAAGGAAGAGCCAGCATGGTTCCCTCCTCCAACTTTTGCACAACAGATTGAGGATAAGTTGTTCATGAAAAGCCAGGAGACAACTGCTACTGAATGA